A region from the Bacillota bacterium genome encodes:
- a CDS encoding 2-oxoacid:acceptor oxidoreductase subunit alpha → MDVSIEVGGDAGQGVESAGTGLSLALARGGLHVFGMADYRSRIRGGRNFYQVRASDRPVRCHSDPVHLVAAFTQDAAHAHVENIAPGGGVVYDEQLPVDETALIRKGIRPMPMPLNRVAEEAGSKATLNVAAVGAALGVVGYPLHHFERVIFEKFGRRGEHVVDINLKAARASHDHASSKYGPDFPFRLHEITGAASRMLINGNQALALGAVAGGCRFISAYPMTPATTILEWTAARAGELGIVTVHAEDEIAAVCMAAGASFAGARAMTATSGGGFCLMTEAIGMAAMTEVPIVVVDVQRGGPSTGLPTRTEQADLLLAIHPSHGDFPHIVLAPGTVEECFEAGWRSFNLAEEYQCPVVVLSDAYLGGSLRTVGPAAFDWDSVVRDRGSFLPPEILDSREDYQRFAWEDSGVSPRAAIGHPRTVHAPSTDEHDEAGHITEDVGVRRRMMEKRMRKMDTALRDMRGPTLYGPADAELTLVCWGSVAGPACEAAVTLSARGTPTNVLHFSDVWPLSPDLPDEVTGSDARFVAVEQNYSGQFAGVFEGTTGLELDGAVLKYDGRQVSPRDIVEELEREVMQVV, encoded by the coding sequence ATGGACGTATCCATCGAGGTGGGCGGAGACGCAGGCCAAGGAGTTGAGTCCGCTGGGACCGGCCTCTCCCTTGCCCTTGCCAGGGGAGGGTTGCACGTCTTCGGCATGGCGGATTACCGTTCCCGGATCAGGGGCGGGCGCAACTTCTACCAGGTACGCGCAAGCGACCGGCCTGTCCGGTGTCATAGTGACCCAGTTCACCTGGTTGCTGCTTTCACGCAGGACGCAGCGCACGCGCACGTTGAGAACATCGCCCCTGGCGGTGGGGTGGTCTATGACGAACAGCTGCCTGTGGACGAGACCGCACTCATCAGGAAGGGCATCCGGCCGATGCCAATGCCTCTCAACCGGGTCGCGGAGGAGGCGGGCAGCAAAGCCACGCTCAATGTGGCGGCTGTCGGAGCGGCACTCGGGGTGGTGGGGTATCCTCTACACCACTTCGAGCGGGTCATCTTCGAGAAGTTCGGGCGCAGGGGTGAGCATGTGGTGGACATCAACCTCAAGGCCGCCCGGGCAAGCCATGACCACGCTTCGTCCAAGTACGGGCCGGATTTTCCGTTCAGGCTCCATGAGATCACGGGCGCTGCCTCTCGGATGCTCATCAACGGAAACCAGGCCCTCGCTCTCGGAGCGGTAGCAGGGGGGTGCCGGTTCATCTCTGCTTACCCTATGACTCCGGCGACCACGATCCTGGAGTGGACGGCTGCGCGGGCCGGGGAGCTCGGGATCGTCACCGTTCACGCGGAAGACGAAATAGCCGCTGTGTGTATGGCTGCCGGTGCTAGTTTCGCCGGGGCGCGAGCGATGACTGCCACATCTGGGGGCGGGTTCTGTCTGATGACAGAGGCCATCGGCATGGCGGCCATGACTGAAGTGCCCATCGTGGTCGTGGATGTGCAGCGGGGCGGCCCTTCCACCGGGCTACCCACCCGGACAGAGCAGGCTGATTTGCTCCTCGCGATTCATCCCTCGCATGGAGACTTCCCGCACATAGTCCTCGCCCCCGGGACGGTGGAGGAATGCTTCGAGGCGGGTTGGCGTTCCTTCAACCTCGCTGAGGAGTACCAATGTCCAGTAGTGGTGCTGAGTGACGCCTACCTCGGAGGGTCGCTCCGGACTGTGGGTCCCGCCGCATTCGACTGGGATTCCGTGGTCCGGGATCGCGGAAGCTTCCTTCCGCCGGAGATCTTGGACTCCCGGGAGGACTACCAGAGGTTCGCATGGGAGGATTCGGGGGTTTCTCCGAGGGCGGCCATAGGGCATCCCCGCACCGTCCACGCACCGTCCACGGACGAGCATGATGAGGCAGGTCACATCACGGAGGATGTCGGAGTGCGGCGACGGATGATGGAGAAGCGGATGCGGAAGATGGATACCGCCCTCAGGGACATGAGAGGTCCGACTCTGTACGGTCCGGCCGATGCAGAACTGACCTTGGTCTGTTGGGGGTCTGTGGCAGGGCCAGCATGTGAGGCGGCCGTGACCCTCTCTGCCCGGGGAACTCCCACCAACGTTCTCCACTTCAGCGACGTCTGGCCTCTTTCGCCGGATCTGCCTGACGAAGTGACCGGGAGTGATGCACGTTTCGTCGCTGTGGAGCAGAACTACTCAGGCCAATTTGCAGGCGTGTTCGAAGGGACGACCGGACTCGAGCTCGACGGGGCGGTGCTCAAGTACGACGGGAGGCAAGTCTCCCCCAGGGACATAGTGGAAGAACTCGAGCGGGAGGTGATGCAGGTTGTCTGA